The Populus alba chromosome 6, ASM523922v2, whole genome shotgun sequence genomic interval TAaagttttttagttaatattatGGCTTACTTTTATCCTTTAGAGGATATGTACGTTCGGGTAATGTTATTAGTTATTTGAAAGGAagtttttgtgtttggtttaggtgattaaattaaattttaagttggATTAAGCTATCCAAAAAAGCTtatgtatgaaaaataaattgagaaatggATAATCAGCTCACATgcatattttttctcaattttttcttgtattttctcaATGCacgttttattatttttattcaattttttacggaaaaaatgaaaataattttagaaaaccAAAGAAATCATGTaaatgtgaaatttttttaaatttgtgaatcttaaaaatttattaaaataaagacGGTAAAATACGAGTGACGACAACCAGCTTAGGAAGGACACCAGTCGCTGACTCACCTTTCACTGTCTATCAGATCACCGCAACAGAGAAACAGTCCATGGTAGTTTCCATCACCacgttcttttttcttttttctttttttctttttatcacgTGACTACTGGTTTCTTGTCCCTCTATATATATCGGCTAAATTGTTTCCATGTCTTTAGCTCTCACATGCCTTTCGCTCGGGTACGTACTAGTGTTTTCGGTGCATGATCATACAGGAAAAGGAATCAACAAACATAAGGGTCGATCGTTTCCATTTCCcgtttctgttttcaaaattgaaAGCCTAGAACTTTGAAGTGCATCAGAAAACCTGTTCTATGAAATTGCACAACCTGTAGTCCTTGCTGTTTTATACGTATCTAAAATGGTACCCTACACTGTAATGAAGAAACAATGCAACAATTACACCGAGGCTTGTAGCCTAGCGGTGGTAAGGGTTTTCTTGCCTCTGTATTTTGGGTTCAAGCCTGAGTGTGTACGCCTGTCACccctgcggtgccttacatgctcgctgggtttgcaggatgttcagtgagccgtgagattagtcgtgatgcgcacaagctggcccggacacccacgtaaataaaaaaaaaaaaaaaagaaacaatgcaACAATTTATGATCATAAAGGGATTGACATGCTGCGGCTTATCAAATCCAAATGGTGATTAAGAACCACTTTGGATCCTTGCTTAGCAACTAATACCATAAGAACTCTCCCAAAATGAGGCAATTTAGGTTTCCTGATCCGATGTGTTCTACCGCCAATCCAACATTTGAAGAAGTAATCAAATCTCAAACGGGATCCTCCTTGCAAACAGCAAAAAGAAGATGTTGCATGTGGTGAGGATGTAAACTGAAGAAACTACGACGTTTGGCTCGCTCCCTGATTCTCTGTCAAGACATTAATCCAACGTTTAATGTTGAGATTTACGCGTGAAAGTTTAAGTTGACAGTGGAGAAGGAATGAGTAGCTATGTTTCTGCTATGATTGCAGCATAGTGAATAATTCATTGACAAGGGACCCACATGAAAAGCTAGCTTCCAAACCATCTGTGAGTTTTTTCAGAATGCCATGTCATGACATTCATGATTTTTGACAAGTCAAGTTGCACGAGCGACCACTGCTTCTGATGATCTGCAGCGGTACGGTCTCGAGTgatatccttatttttataaatcgAAAGAATCTTTATTTTTCCTCTACCTCCAAGACAATTCTCaagtgttttcttcttttttttgttatctaacTTGCAACCAAACCAAATTACACCTTGGGCAATTcacagtaaaaattaaaaataaagaaaaatctccGCAATCAAATTAACCGGCAGAGGAACGATCCTCgaattaaataattaacaataacacttattgttattaaacatgTTATCAGTGAGATGCttataagttaattaatttttttaaaagatcaaataagtttttttaggcCGGATTTGTAAGTCAAAACAATTTGACAAACACACTAGAATGATCTTATCactatcttttttatgttaaaaaaccatcttaTTAGGTAAAATTTtaggaatataatttatattattttttaaaacatttctttaaataaaagttttttagtcttgaaatctatatatatttatattatcttctacttaatttttttaacaaataaatgaaGATGTTGAGATTCGAATTTATGACTGTTTGGTCATTAAAAttctgatatcatattaaaaaatcatctcaatccaataatttaaattatcatgtaagatttcaagatataattcatattattttttaatatttaagagaaaaataacatGCACCTTCAACTTAGATGCTAAATTGGCTCACATATGAACATTGTCCATTTGAAAACTCGGTTCAACTCTTCCACCAAATTTCCAGCCTTCTTCTATGTCTTCAACAGCATTTCCACAGCTATAAGCAAGCTGGGCATACCACATCAAAACCATGGAAGAATTTTCCAGAAAATACAAGAACCATCACTCACAATTcgctatttttcaataaattatataattgaatGACAAATCCGATTAGTTTTATCGTGGAATATATACATGTATCTTCTCTAGGAAAACGACAATACCAACACTCCctcatctttttcttcttctttttcagagATTCCATAGGCGAGAGGGATTCCATCTCTACCCCGtaatataaatgtaaaaaagGACAGTTCTTGACGGGACCATACTAATAATGCATCACTAACAGGACCATGTGAATACCTTCTAACGAGAATTATAAAGAAAGGTTAAGTTGTAACCAAAATAGGCCAGCCCTCGTCCATTATGATCCATCACATGCTCttaaatttgcatttttttaacttgtttttttatatgaggttatcacGATCTCAAGatctagatttattaatttaactcaGGTTGACCCGActtgttttttagttgaattttatttttaattttatcatttaatatcgggttgattgaaaattgggtttaataaaaaaaaattattattttttataaggttatcaggTTTCATGATTAGACAACggatttagcaaaaaaaatattgtttgaattTATCAAGTTGACCATgtcatattaaattaaacttCGTATCGATAAAAAAATCctctaaaaaacacattaagaatacttaaatattttcttatatctagaaaaaaattgatcagaCCCACATCGGGGAATGATCTGGTAGTTGCTAAATTGTTTccacaattttaaaaatggaaCCAATTAATTTCTCAACTTAAGTTCAATTGAGAAGATTGCAGATTTGTCCACTGGTTGAAACTATGAAGCATCTTCTTGAATTTCTATAGGCCTCTTTCGGCGTATCAAATTCCATGATGGTGGACCTCTTACTGTTACTTGGAAGTTGGAGGCCCTTGCTAGAACACAtgctttcttttattgttttttattttttcttttttcctaaaTGAGATGCTATGGCCATGTGAAATACTTATTTGTTCTTTCCTGTCTAAAACCTAAATAGTCTTTGGTTCATTATAATGCATGACgttttttaaacaagaaaaaaacaatcatctcATTTGGTATCAAAATCACAAGTTTAatttctgaagaaaaaaaaaatccaaaataaaggagggaaaaaaaaaaaaaaaaaaaaacctcgagtCTAAATTATTTAGCTCCCATTTGATATCATATAGGGCTGGGCCTGGTATGCACGAATGaagcatttaaaaatatataatgattcATTAACTAAAGAAAAATGGTCTAGAAAGCCCAAGTGACTCCCCTGCATTCAAATTTcatgcatgtttgtttttgcggtaaaatattgtttttgaaaattttagttttatttagacttccgtttgtttgcaggaaagttgttttcttttgaaaagtgaattctaaaaaagtatttttcgatgtttggcagtattatgaaaaatatttttcagtgtttgtttgtgttatgaaaaatgaactggaaaataatttattaatgaattaattttttttcaggtttatctaatatatataaaatatttaatataaatatttaatcacttacaataaaaaaaataaaatctaaaaagtataataatgaatttttttattattatatgctatattcatacatagcttattttataaaatataactatatatgtcatatcatattatatagaaataagcctataaaatattttttaagtaaaacctattaatatatttttttttttaattttaaaagcttaaaataagtttttttttcatataaagaaagccaaattagttttttttttcatatgacaATATTTGCTTGGGAGCATTTTATTATGTCAGTGCCACTTGCATACTATGCTCATCTTGCTGCGTTTCGAGCTCATTTCTACATGGAACCAGAGACATCAGACAATGAATCAATTGCAAGTGGCATGGCTGGTGGACGTTGTGGTGCTGGTGCGGGTCCCCCAAGGAGAGATTTGTTTCAAGtaaaaaaggaaagtgttttccaagaataaaaagtggaaaacactttcttgatgTTAAAgttaacattttcttttgactagaatttgattttctttgactcacttttccatgtatttgtcaaaaaataaaaaagtgaggaaaatggtttccaggaaaatgaattcctgaaaaCAAACAGGCCCTtaagttgattttgttttattgtttagattgttttgatgtattgacaatatattttttaaaattattttaatatatttataaataaaaaatattttaaaaaacaataaaatagcaTTATAACATAAACATTTTGGTATGTCGGTATCGTAGACTTTTACtcattccattttttatttataaggaaCTCATGACACAttcttaattatgttttttctttgtccCCTCGAGCTTAGCTtatcaattctttaattaaaaaaaaaagaaggaatctCGAGGGAATTTCTTCAAGCTTAGCTTAAATTGGCAACAAAAATCTCGATATCCGAGGCTGTAAATCGTGTAAATGTGCCCCATCATCCTCGGAACCAAGTACATTTACAATCCTATACAATAAAAAGTCCACAGCAGAGCTCTCTCTTTAATTAGCAGGTCATTAGAGAATAAATTATCTCAACACTCTtttctgtcttcttcttcttttttccggttttttttaactctcttaaatgaatttatcaaactcacttaatttttaagtttttaaatactattataaattttcatttaaatcttaatgattattttttcaattattgtgtatctaatatgaaaataataatattaataataaattattcatgaagattcaattcaaattattttttattcttaatatttttaaatagattttaaatattgtttcatcacatttatttatttttaattttcaatcacacataaaatataacatgaaaactATTTTAGGTAAAAGCATTGTATTCTctataaacaagaaataaattaataaaaaaaattatttttatgaaaaaaattcaaaacaattgtAATTTcgtgtttaataataataacaaagaatTTCTTGATATCtagatatttttcatgtttaaaaaatctTGGTCTCTTGGTAGCATGagcatacaaattaatattattctacATTACAATAAagagatttttttcaaaaatagcataattgtaaatttgttttgataaaataacacaattaaaaacttatttataaaaaataatacaatttattgGGACACGCATGTGTCACATACACGTACAAAAAAGTTGCACTTACATTACATGTGCAATCTTTCGCAAAGTTAAAGATCATATCACATGCATAACCTTATCAACTATTATGTTATCTtcccaaataaattataaattatgttattttatcaaaaaaaaaatgcagtaaatcattaatattgttaatacaGTACTTTAGGGTACGTACAAGatacaaaaattataacaaGACAAATGAAAAAAGTGTAATCTAAATTTTGTTTGTGCTGTCCTTTTCTTATGCAGTAGACTttttagcattttgtttttttccaaattaaGTGAAGTTGCGATGAGATGCATGCTAGCTGCTTCAATCCATTGtcaaactaaatataaaaaaagaaatttattatttgtatgtttgaaagtgtgtttgtggttgttttttaaaatattttttatgttgaaaatacattaaaataatattttttttatttttaaaaaattatttttaaaatcaatatattaaaacaattaaaaatatataaaaaataataataaaaaaaaaattgtgttccCTCATGAAATGATTCTCTATCAATCTTTCTCTTGTATTGATTTCTCGGAGATTCCCATCTTAGCACTCAGCAGGAAAAGCATTCAGTTCTCTTTGCTTTCCATGGATAAATACAAGGAAAATTTGCAGTCCACTAAAACATCTTTCTTCGGATAGAGATATTTGAGAGTCTAAAAAGTCAATCACGTGTTTACCggtcaattttttattcaataagaaaaaaaatgtttagatattgtgtattttttttttatgtgaaaacaatttttaaatcataCAAGAGAGAGTTAGCTTAatataacttgattaattatgTGAATTCAAAAGCAACTTATATAAcctataaaatcataatttaactaaaataaatttaaaattatatttttttaatattaaaataacaatatattggattgactttgataaactcaatttaatatatcaaatatgTAACCCTGATTATATAACTATAACAAcctaatagaaagcaaatcaaaataaattatgaaatataattcataatcgatctaattttaaaatataaaaataaaaaagaataattaaaaaaaaatcatgaaatttaattctcaatcaactcaatattaaatgataaatttttttttaaaaaaaaagttaattgaaaaacaaaagcttGAATCAATAGGATTAAACCCGCTAAACCCACAATCCATTTCACGAGAATataataactcaataaaaaattaaatttaatattaaaaaattaaaaaaaacattgaaaaaaaaaaaaaagcaatttgaaTAGTGATTTAAAAGGGGTACAATAAAACCCctcatcttttaatttatagttaataATAGATAATGTAAGCTAAGCATAAAAGAAGTGTATGGTGTGCTAAAGTGGGAGCAAGTAGTGTTTGGCATGGTAACTTTGCATCAAATCTTATGCTCCTAAAGAACATGAAGTATCAATGCTTATGGTGTGAGTTAGCTTCCAATCATAATTACCAAGTGCACACATGATTCATACAACCACAATTGCGCATGGAACATGCCACAAATTAAGAATGTGTCAGCAAATTACAGCCTCTATGCTATAATTGCCATTATGACCTCTTCCTAGTGGAATaagcatttcatttttttttttccaactttttatCCGATAGAAACTCAACAGGTGTCTCAACGAATTCCCAATAGCATAAAATTTCAATGCCACCAAGTTCTGATTAGCCAGTTTGTTTATTGTTATTACAAATTACGCGGTTTGTGGGATCGAAAGCACACCAAATAACGCGTCTCTTCTTTAATACTCATGGCCTTTTTCAACTCGTGAGCTTGAACAAATCAAGACCAACCTGTTTACTCTTTGTCCATttgctcctcctcttctttttttattaaccttttcttctttgattccaGCTGCGTGTGAACAAGAAAACCAAACGAAAACAAGATATGATGATGATCATTACCATCTTGTTACTGGTAGTTTTGTTCCTGGCTGGCCTCATTAACATTTACTTCTATCTACCTTCCAAGAAATTGTACGCATGGCTCCAATCCTTTGCCTCTAAAAACCCTCCAACCACCATCACTCCCCAAGTTTCTCACAAAGAAAGGAGTATTACTACTAGTAGCCTTAGTatcagtagtagtagtagtagccCTGCTTATGAAAAAGCTGAGCTAAAGAGCGTTTTTGCTACCTTTGACAAGAATGGAGATGGGTTTATAACAAAGCAAGAGTTGAGAGAGTCATTCAAGAACATAAGAATATTTATGACAGAGAAAGAAGTGGAAGAAATGGTGGTGAAAGTGGATACTAATGGAGATGGTTTGAtagattttgaagagttttgtATCCTGTGCAAGGCAATTGGGGTTCGAGATCAAGGAGGAGATGGTGAGAAAGAAGGTCAACAAGATGGAGGAGAAGGGGATTTGAAGGAggcttttgatgtttttgataAAGATAAAGATGGGTTGATATCAGTTGAAGAGCTTGGTTTGATGTTGTGTTCTTTGGGGTTAAAGGAAGGTGGAAGAGTGGAGGACTGCAAGGAAATGATCAGGAAGGTCGATATGGATGGTGATGGGATGGTTAATTTTGATGAGTTTAAGAGGATGATGATGAGAGGTGGAAGCAAGCTTGTTTCTGTCTTCTAAGCCACTCCTCCCTCAATAcaaattttcttggtttaagcACTTGTAAGATTTCTATGTACTTGATCTTTGTCACCCATACAACCACAGAGAAATTTCAATGAAACAGGAGCTTATTCCTTGCCTATCAAACTTCTGAGTGTTTAGAGTGTAGAGGCAAGACAACAGGCCATCTCTCTGATCTAATCTAACCTCAAGAGAATAAATCAAATTTGGCTAGAATACTTGTTGGTTTGTATTAATATCTGTAAGAAGATTTGAACTTGTTACTAGCTAGCTAGTCTGTATTTTGCTGTAGTAGCATGTACATAGATAGAAGCAGATCCTTTTCTTCTGTATGCTAAAGCCAAATTAAAGAAGTTTATGCATGCCCTGTTCAGCTCTTTCAGAGTAAAGCAACTGAAATAATCTTCTCAACACTCTGTTAGCAAATTGAACTCTCTCTCTGATTGCTGAGTCATGTATATTATCTAGTCTTGCTTTTAATTGCTCCAAATCAAACCGAAAGGAAATCCCGAATGAACTGGCTGGTATCAATGTCATGCTTATGCATGTATCAAGCAGGAGCAGTATCGTGTTTCGCTTAATACACAAACCTGGTTTTTCAAGAGACAGGAAAGCAAAGGTATAATTACTCTACTTGGAACATGTTCTCCTCCTTTCCTTGCAGCAGTTTAGAAGATGCCAATCTTAAGACTTGTAGACAGATCAATCAGATATTGTAAAAAGAGGGGAAAGAATTCAACCAAGTTAGCCAAAACTAGGTAGGAAGAAACTAAAGATAGACTACGACAACCAACCTAAGTTACCTGCAACCAAATACAAGGGAATCACTCCATCCATACAAAAAGTACAGATCTAACAGAGAAGGTATTTTCCTGATAATAAATGAAGAAAGCAACATAAGAGCGATGGGGAAAATGAAAACTTTGCGTCTGTGAAAACAGAAGTCCCAATTCCACAAAGGCGCCAAAGCTGAAGCTGCTGGGTGCTTATTGTGGTGGCATGAAGAAGCATGGAACCCACTGGAAAAGCACTCTTTAACTTCTTTCCTAATTCATCCATTTAATACGAGACTTTCGgcatcttttctctttcttttttggacAACTATTAAAGCATTCCTACGCAGGATGGCTTCTAATAAAGAGGTTCTAGCCGTTAACCTTTAACACTAGACTCTTAAAGTAAATGCCAAAAGTGATGAAAACCGATTCGTAACTTATGGGAACAAGTAGAAATTTCCAAAAATTATCGCTGGCATTTTGTATAGTTACAAAACCATATGTTCCTAGATGTTAAAGTTGCATCTAAGAAATCTCTCCATATATCAGGAATTTGGGATAAGAAATCTTAGCTAACACAAACGGTTCCTTGGTTCTGATAAGGAAGAAGCTGTTTGCTATCTAGGTTGATTACTGAGCCGGTTCCAGATGCACCGGAGCTATCTATGAATTTATGATAGAACATAGCTCGCTTTACCTCTAGGCTGGGAGCAGAAAGCGTGATATCAACTTCATAGAAGGGCTGAGTAGCTCCTAAGGATGAACTTTCATTTACTGGGAATCCAAGACTCACCTAACCAAATTACCCAATCACATCAGAAGAAGATTCTACATGGACAATGAATTATAAGTTTTTTCGCATTGTAATGGTCGATTTGCACGGCAGCCGCCCTTCCGCCCTGAAAAGAccaatcacaattttttttttctcaaataaacatTGTTGTGGCGTCGAATGAAGCCGGTAGGGGCTAAATAAGAGAAATATAATGTCATTCAGCCGCCCTGCAAATGCCCTGTTTCATAGGTGCAAATCAATAccaatcatatatataaaacttattgTTGATAAATCTGGTCATGCAATATAAAACCACAAGCATTTCTGCCTGACATAATTCATTCCAAGGACGGATAACTCCATGACTTTCAAGCTACATCTGTCTTTTGATCAGGGCGTACCCTTTGGAcatgtaaaggaaaaaaaaaaaaccgtgcaGTCAAGCTCCATATGATAGTTCATACAAGCCCTGCCTTGAGATCTGGCCTAGTTGCTTATATTTTATCCAGAGAGCCATACAAGTTTATTAGAAGACGTCAGGGTGGAAACGTCCTGGGATTGAGCTGCTTTGTTGTGCCTGCTTCAGATGCAACGTCAATGCATAGTTGTTTACCTGGCAGAGCATTAcataaaaaaaggtcaaaaaattgaaaagcagcaatggaatttttttaaaacgaggGCAGTAGCACAGAATATCATCACAGATAGCTCTGTTGTTAACATGGAAAGGGAAGAAGTGTGAAAATTCCACCAAAATGCTAAATCATGCAAATATTTCATGGGTTAATGAGCTCAACCTCCAAGGTTCTCAACTGGTCCTGGTATTGGGACACCAATTGCTTCAGCTGCTGCAACTCCTGGCTACTTTCTTCAAACTCTTTTTGACGCTCATGCTGAATAGATACAGCTCgcttgagaattgaattttccTGAATCAATGCTTGCATTTGTTCCTTCAACATCATGTTTTCCTAATGCATTGGAAGACGAGCAGAAAAAACTCTCAAAACAAACCCAACAAGAATGTCTCATCTATAGAAGTCGCTGAACGCAGGCAGGGAATATAGAAAGAAAACACTGATAGAAGCAATAAAACACCTGGTGAACACTTTTGGCTGCCTCTGCTCCTGCACGCGTACAAATGGACTTCTCAAGAGCTTCTAGTGCTCTTGAAGCACGTGCTCTGGCATCATCAATATTGGATGCACTCACCATTTCTCTAACAAAGAGCTCTACCCACTCCATACCATCCATTGATAGGAGTGCTGATGCTGATGGATCCTCAGTAGGAGCCTCAGCATCTGTTGGTGCCAACCCTACAACAAAATATTGCTTTCCATCAAGACACCATCAATGCCAAAAAAAGACCAACATCCCAAGGCCCAGATTCTTGATCCATAAagtacaaattattattttacttttatcttTCTGAATTGGAACAGTGGTTCACATGCTTCTAATGTTTCATTCAATTGGTTATTCACAGGATTGATGTGACACAGACAAGCATGAGGAGGAAAGACATAGTAAAATACGTGTGCTCAGGATGAAAACCATAACCATGACTAGGTGACTGCTAATCTttgtttgatcaaaataaaggACGTTTAAATCCACCACCTTAGCTTTCCTTCTAATTACAAATGGATGCCAACAACAATTCAAGAGAAGTCTATTTGAAGAAATTTCCAACGATTTAATATGCTACATGCGGTTTGTTCTGTAATGAAAACACATGTTCATTCCCCTTGATCACATAGATTTTCTTACATGGGCTCTATTCTTCTGATGATCAAAAGAAGGATATACAGATACCTAGGAGAATAAGaatgcaaaagaagaaaactaTACAGTATAACTAGGAGAATATACAAGATGAAAAAGGAAGCAAAAAATATCAATACAAGAAGCACTCTATTCACTCTGCATGTTAGCTATTGAAACTCCTTCAGAATCCTCTGGAGAATTCTACCATAAAGATGCTTAAACACTGAGCAACAACGAAAAAACTGCCTCAAATTGCAAGGATCCTTGAAGATTCTTAAATTTCTCTCTGTCGAATGGTCCAAAACACAAGCAAACACAGTATCTCCATAAGATCTTGCAGTCTTCCGTCCCATCAAAGTGAAAAGAAATCAACTACAAGTTCTCCATGGTATTCCAAAGCACCCAAGATTCACCACAAATAGCAAAAAGTCTGACACATACTATAAATCCACTGGAAAATGAGACTATCTTTCCCTGCTATTAAAACATGACATGTATATAAGGAGATAAGGCTTCGTGGCCAGCTAATATGCAGCCAGTTATTAGTAGTGTTAATTTTAGCACACACAACCATCCAAAATTCTAACTAACAAAACAATTTGTTGTAGCTTAACTCTCTACAGAGTTAAGAGATCACCTCTTGTTTGTCACAAATCATGCTACAGCTCCAACAACTCATTCATTTCAACTCATAATGATTTAAGGGACCAACTCTTGCAGCCGTCagcttcttgtttttattttcactccCTCCCCCTCTGTCGATACCCCTCCTCTCTGACTGTTATGATTAGACTAAAGACCTGTGATACCACAGACCATTTCCTCTATAAACATCGACACACCATTCTCCTTAGCTTTTTTCTAGGTCAAATTTAATGATCTCTCTCTCAGTTAATTAGTTTGGCAAGTACTCCATATTCAACAACTGAACATGGGTTAATGTGCAACCAGTTGATAAATCAAACATGTTGATTAAAGCCATGGTCAATAAACTATCCACACCTTGTTCCATAATCTCTGGATAGCAGTTCAACACTATCAATGCATCCAAGGTCCGCCACGTTACTTTGAACTGGTAGCATTTTATAAATCCATCAATACTGGTTTCTGtagaaaaagaaactaaaagagtCTGCAGGGGATGCACCTAGATGCAAAATCATAGAGTAAAACTATCATCTTAGGATTGTCATCATCATGTTCCAAACATACATGCATACACACATTTTAGTTATACAAAATCCTCTCAGCCAATCCAAGGCAAACTCAAAACtttcatgaaatattttataccaAAAAGTTTCTCACGTGTACCTTGTGGTGGAACATTAGCCTTGCCCATTACATCAGACTTAACTGCAGCTGCGCTGAAATTTTCAACAGATGCTAAACGAAGCTCATTCAAACTTCTGATAGCTGAATCCAAATCGTCGCCACATTCTTCAAGCGCTTTCTCAAGAAGCTAGAATGATAAATAGTAAGAAAAAAGTCAACAGAATACCCATAACAGATGTATCACTGAAATCCAATAAGCAATCATTACAGCCGAACCATCtgatttcttaagaaaaaaaaaatgatcctcTCATACGGAAAATAGTAGAACAAATTACATACAGTATATCATCGACAATTAAGCATTACTGttattaatataaacaaataacatCCAAAGAAAATTGCTTTCATTTTGATTAAAACACCAGTAAATCAACCACAAAACAAGCTCATTTCAATCGGAAACTGATACGGGTACACATCCACCTTCATTCACAACTCACTCCAAACAAGAACAAAACCATTTTTAACAGAccataacaaaaacaacaatcaaaatcaattcTTTATAAATTCCCAGAACTTTCTATCACCAATTACAGTATAAAAATGGTTTAATCAGATGTATCCgcgaaaccataaaaaaaaaacactttctcaTGTCCCACTAATAGAAGAATTGATTGATTATCATTTCCAATTTCCCAGACACTTTAATTAGATGGATTCACCatccaaattaaacaaaaacccaACCAATCAACTATTAAATTACAAAGATTCaatcagaaataaaaaaatc includes:
- the LOC118032585 gene encoding calmodulin-like protein 3, giving the protein MMMIITILLLVVLFLAGLINIYFYLPSKKLYAWLQSFASKNPPTTITPQVSHKERSITTSSLSISSSSSSPAYEKAELKSVFATFDKNGDGFITKQELRESFKNIRIFMTEKEVEEMVVKVDTNGDGLIDFEEFCILCKAIGVRDQGGDGEKEGQQDGGEGDLKEAFDVFDKDKDGLISVEELGLMLCSLGLKEGGRVEDCKEMIRKVDMDGDGMVNFDEFKRMMMRGGSKLVSVF
- the LOC118032584 gene encoding uncharacterized protein, with amino-acid sequence MSAIVCGKRSFFEELTVTSPPVSKRIRCSSSSPVRFSPPRSNTLVSNPASFNFSSSSSSSSTFVEQLAAIFPDMDKQLLEKALEECGDDLDSAIRSLNELRLASVENFSAAAVKSDVMGKANVPPQGLAPTDAEAPTEDPSASALLSMDGMEWVELFVREMVSASNIDDARARASRALEALEKSICTRAGAEAAKSVHQENMMLKEQMQALIQENSILKRAVSIQHERQKEFEESSQELQQLKQLVSQYQDQLRTLEVNNYALTLHLKQAQQSSSIPGRFHPDVF